The following nucleotide sequence is from Methanocaldococcus jannaschii DSM 2661.
ATCCTTCCAGTATAATGCTTTTCAACAAAATGTCCTACTAAGAGTAATGAAAATGGTCCTATTAAAGGTATTACATTATCTGGTAAAAAATATGCCAACAAAATTTTCATTCAAACCACCAAAATATTTATTTTAAAACCCTAAAGCATCCAAAATCTCTTTAACCTTATTCCTCAACTTCTCTTCTTCATCTAACAACTTCTTTAACTCCTCAGAATACTCTTTCATCTTAACCTCAAAAGGTATTCCATCATCTTCAATCTTAACCCCAACATACCTACCAGGAGTTAAAACATATCCATTTTTAGCAATCTCATCAATAGTAGCAACCTTGGCAAAACCAAGTTCATTTATTTTGTCTTCATCTTCCCCACTTTCAAACATTCTAAACTTATCAACAATCTTTTTTATATGCTCTTCAGTTAAAATATTCTGCCTTCTTGAAATCTGCTTATATAAATTCTTCGCATTAATAAACAAAACCTTTCCCTTCATATAATCTGGCTTCTCCTTCCTTATAAACCATAGAGAAACAGGCAAACTTACATTATAAAACAACTTTGGAGGGCATGCAACAATTCCATACACAAGGTCGTTCTCTATTATTGCCTTCCTTATTTCCCCCTCTACATTTCCAGCAGACAATGCACCATTTGCCATAACAAAGCCAGCTTTTCCATTGGGTGCTGTATGATAAATAAAGTGTAGTATCCACATATAGTTTGCATTACCATTTGGAGGCACTGGGACTTTTTTATTTCCAATTCTAAGTCTTGGGTCATCTGGTTTTATTCTATTTGCATCCCATTCACTATCATTAAATGGAGGGTTAGCAACTACATAATCAAAAGTCATATCCATAAATTTATCATCATGATATGAATCATCTATACGAATATCTCCTTCAGCCCCTCTAATAATAAGGTTCATTTTTGTGAGCCTATAGGCCATTGGGTCAGAATCTTGTCCATAAATTGATAACTCATTTATATCTATTCCCTCCCTCTCTAATTTTTCAAGTGCTGAAACAAAAAATCCACCGCTACCACAAGCTGGGTCAAATATACTCCCTCCTTTGACATCTAAAACATCCACAATAAGTTTTGTTAAAGACCTTGGAGTATAAAACTTTCCTCCAAGTTTTCCCTCAACCTCTGTAAATTTTCCTAAGAAATATTCATAAATCCTACCAAACACATCTTTAACTCTATGTTCTTTCCCAAAACTTATTTCTGAAAATTTATTTATGAGATAGGAGTAGTCATGGTTATCAAGGGGAGATTGTGCATAGATTTTAGGAATTACATCTTTTAACCTATCAGGATATTTTTCCTCTAATATCTCTATAGCTGTATCAATAATTTCTCCAATATTTGGACTCATTACATTTTCTACAAAATAATCCCATCTTGTTTCCTTAGGAAGATAAAGAACTCCTTCAGAGAGATAAAAATCTTCATCTTCGAGAATCATTTTTCTAAGTTCTGGGTCTTCAGTGTATAACTCACTATTTGGATTAGAAAGTTCCTCTTCAATCTCTTTTCTCCTCTCATAAAATCTACAAGTTAAAGCTCTCAAAAATATAAGCCCCAAAACAACATACTTATACTGATGAACTTCCATCTTCTTTCTAAGCTTATCTGCCACTTTCCATAACTGATTTTCAAACTCTGGTGTGAGTTCAAAATGGTCATGTGATACCAATGATTCAGAAGTTTTGTTAGATTTAGATGATTTTTTCTTACTTTCTTTCTTTTTAGTTTTTTCATCATTTTCTTTAATACTTAAGAATTTATCGAGTGTTGCCATAATACATCACCATATACATTGTAATTTTTAGTGTATCTTTCTGCGGATACTAGGAATGGAATAATATAAACTAACCTCTAATTTAATCCTAAGCTTTCTATTCATTTAAGTTATAGGATTTTTACAAATATATTTAAATATTAGTTAATGATAAACAAATCTCTTTACATAGAGAGGTTATGGCACTCCTAACAGATATTCGATTTTAGTTATCTCCTAAACTATACCAAGTAATTTTTTTAGATTATTTTGCCATTTAGGCAATCAATGATTTTTTCAAATTTATTAGCAAGTTCTGGATTTTCATATAATTTTCTTTTTATTGTTATTGCTACATCGACTTTTGAGAAATCTCCTAAGTTATTTAATCTAAACTCATTATTAAGTTCTTCAATTATTTTAGATTTTGATTTTCTTAATTTTTCAACGATTTCTTTAACTTTTTTGAACTTTTCTAGGTCATGAGTGAAGATTCTTTTATAAGTTTCTAAGACACAATCTAAATAGAAGTTTTTATCAATTAAATCTTCAATTTCTTGATTTTCATCTCCTAAAAATATTATTTTATTACTTATTTTATCTCTTTCAAATTTTTCTTTCTTATCCCCATCTAATAAGAAATAGTATTTAATTTCTTCAAAATTTGATAAGCATGAATATAGTCTGACTTTTTTAACTATCTCGTTATCTTCAAGTTTATCTCCACCAGACAATGGATGAATATACCAATTTTTTAAGTTTTTAAGTGTTTCTAATTTTCCTAATCCTTCTAAAATAAATTTATCCGAAATTCCTTCAACAAATAAAATTTTACTTAAATTTTCTTTGAATAGTATTTTATCAACTCCTAATGCTCTCCTAATTGGATAAATTATGTCTTTTTGTTCATTACTCCAAGGTCTCTTTATTTTTGTTCTATTTTCTTTATCAAGATATACTAATAAGACTCTATCAAGCTCTTCTTCATTAAATAACGACATAAGATGGGTATTATATAGGATTTGATATTCTTTTGATAATTCTTCAAGTTTCTCTAAAAATGATTTTTGAACATTTGGATGCAAATAAACTGCAGGGTCGTCAAGCAGTAAAACTATATCATTATTCCCCCCATTTTTTAAAATTCTCAAATATTCAAGTGTTATAAGATAAGCTAAATACCATTTAAATCCTTTAGACC
It contains:
- a CDS encoding class I SAM-dependent DNA methyltransferase, with the translated sequence MATLDKFLSIKENDEKTKKKESKKKSSKSNKTSESLVSHDHFELTPEFENQLWKVADKLRKKMEVHQYKYVVLGLIFLRALTCRFYERRKEIEEELSNPNSELYTEDPELRKMILEDEDFYLSEGVLYLPKETRWDYFVENVMSPNIGEIIDTAIEILEEKYPDRLKDVIPKIYAQSPLDNHDYSYLINKFSEISFGKEHRVKDVFGRIYEYFLGKFTEVEGKLGGKFYTPRSLTKLIVDVLDVKGGSIFDPACGSGGFFVSALEKLEREGIDINELSIYGQDSDPMAYRLTKMNLIIRGAEGDIRIDDSYHDDKFMDMTFDYVVANPPFNDSEWDANRIKPDDPRLRIGNKKVPVPPNGNANYMWILHFIYHTAPNGKAGFVMANGALSAGNVEGEIRKAIIENDLVYGIVACPPKLFYNVSLPVSLWFIRKEKPDYMKGKVLFINAKNLYKQISRRQNILTEEHIKKIVDKFRMFESGEDEDKINELGFAKVATIDEIAKNGYVLTPGRYVGVKIEDDGIPFEVKMKEYSEELKKLLDEEEKLRNKVKEILDALGF
- a CDS encoding ATP-dependent nuclease, which gives rise to MNIDIEDFEKKPLYIQRIILRNSCIEFSKMLKKYWDKNIMIGIQISEREMSFEIEERDNKNEPIKITLPEYRSKGFKWYLAYLITLEYLRILKNGGNNDIVLLLDDPAVYLHPNVQKSFLEKLEELSKEYQILYNTHLMSLFNEEELDRVLLVYLDKENRTKIKRPWSNEQKDIIYPIRRALGVDKILFKENLSKILFVEGISDKFILEGLGKLETLKNLKNWYIHPLSGGDKLEDNEIVKKVRLYSCLSNFEEIKYYFLLDGDKKEKFERDKISNKIIFLGDENQEIEDLIDKNFYLDCVLETYKRIFTHDLEKFKKVKEIVEKLRKSKSKIIEELNNEFRLNNLGDFSKVDVAITIKRKLYENPELANKFEKIIDCLNGKII